The Coffea arabica cultivar ET-39 chromosome 4e, Coffea Arabica ET-39 HiFi, whole genome shotgun sequence genome includes a window with the following:
- the LOC140005538 gene encoding uncharacterized protein translates to MCEVQGITEGHIGWIVRAGAMDFWHDNWLGSGPLCRSVEEFQDHRVADFVTGGEWDARSLSQVLQLELVRLVMSCRPPPLLGEDRMVWSLTPSGEFTVSSTVAVVWGHSHRSFGAASVWHESLPITISFFMLCLLSSRLPLVDQLRRLGVHGPSRCFCCTTP, encoded by the coding sequence ATGTGTGAGGTCCAGGGGATCACGGAGGGGCACATAGGGTGGATTGTAAGGGCAGGAGCTATGGACTTCTGGCACGATAACTGGTTGGGGTCTGGCCCGCTTTGCAGAAGTGTGGAGGAATTTCAGGATCATCGGGTGGCGGATTTTGTGACGGGAGGGGAGTGGGACGCCCGCTCTCTCTCACAGGTGTTGCAACTGGAGCTTGTGCGGCTGGTTATGTCCTGTAGGCCGCCACCCCTATTGGGGGAGGACAGGATGGTTTGGAGTTTAACCCCCAGTGGGGAGTTCACAGTTTCTTCGACCGTGGCGGTCGTTTGGGGCCACTCGCATAGATCATTCGGGGCCGCCTCCGTTTGGCATGAGTCTCTGCCTATCACGATTTCGTTCTTCATGCTTTGCTTGTTATCGAGTAGGTTGCCTCTAGTGGACCAGTTGCGCCGGTTGGGTGTCCACGGGCCATCTAGATGCTTTTGCTGCACGACCCCCTAG